A single Curtobacterium sp. MCJR17_020 DNA region contains:
- a CDS encoding phosphotransferase, translating into MAGSQFTLAALATTAVPGLVVTGTRTLGSAAAGDYESALLRDADGAETVIRRPRNQRAEARQSADLVAIRALSAGIRTRLPFGVAEYRGQAPIGSTRAIVTTRLPGAHPTLASFAERPELATSVGRALAAIHQLPTSFVSDAGLPSLTPFEVLRSAVSVMDRVVATKLVPAALVERWEGAARDQQLWQFTPTVVHGSIGTGVLLVDGDAVSGILDWGELRLGDPAKDLAWVLAGRRDAFDTVLSAYEANGGGRDRQLAQRARVHHELETAHWLLHGVQAKSTEVVDDAVAMMHRLVDAVHAPSAEPLQSVSPETMEIGEVEQLLSSTERRHG; encoded by the coding sequence ATGGCGGGATCCCAGTTCACTCTAGCCGCGTTGGCGACGACGGCCGTGCCCGGTCTCGTCGTCACGGGCACGCGCACGCTCGGCTCGGCCGCGGCCGGCGACTACGAGTCGGCTCTCCTCCGCGACGCCGACGGCGCCGAGACGGTCATCCGACGTCCCCGGAACCAGCGGGCGGAAGCCCGGCAGTCGGCCGACCTCGTCGCGATCCGTGCGCTGAGCGCCGGGATCCGCACGCGCCTCCCGTTCGGTGTGGCCGAGTACCGCGGTCAGGCGCCGATCGGATCGACCCGCGCCATCGTCACCACCCGTCTGCCGGGCGCGCACCCGACGCTCGCGTCGTTCGCCGAGCGCCCCGAGCTCGCCACGAGCGTGGGCCGCGCCCTCGCCGCGATCCACCAGCTGCCGACGAGCTTCGTCTCCGACGCCGGCCTGCCGTCGCTCACCCCGTTCGAGGTGCTGCGCTCCGCCGTGTCCGTGATGGACCGCGTCGTCGCCACCAAGCTCGTGCCCGCCGCCCTGGTCGAACGGTGGGAGGGTGCCGCGCGCGACCAGCAGCTGTGGCAGTTCACCCCGACCGTCGTGCACGGATCGATCGGCACCGGCGTGCTGCTCGTCGACGGCGACGCCGTCAGCGGGATCCTCGACTGGGGCGAGCTCCGACTCGGCGACCCGGCGAAGGACCTCGCCTGGGTGCTCGCCGGCCGACGCGACGCCTTCGACACCGTCCTGAGCGCCTACGAGGCGAACGGCGGCGGCCGCGACCGTCAGCTCGCGCAGCGCGCCCGCGTGCACCACGAACTCGAGACGGCGCACTGGCTGCTGCACGGCGTGCAGGCGAAGAGCACCGAGGTCGTCGACGACGCGGTCGCGATGATGCACCGGCTGGTCGACGCGGTGCACGCGCCGAGCGCGGAGCCGCTGCAGTCGGTGTCCCCCGAGACGATGGAGATCGGCGAGGTCGAGCAGTTGCTGTCGTCGACCGAACGCCGACACGGCTGA
- the nudC gene encoding NAD(+) diphosphatase produces MTVEFASRLPLSRNELDRDAEFRTTPDLDRVLREDSATRYLPVHGSEMLRNADGTLRFVTAADVPDGTVTLYLGRAVSDAADAPAGTRFVAALVDDATASAIEPSDDAWESLRMFGTELSPRDQGLAVEAVAMANWHAVHGFSPRTGSATDVVTGGWVRRDPEGHEHFPRTDAAIIVGVVDADDRILLGSNAAWDADRYSLLAGFVEPGESLEDAVRREVFEESGVHVEEPEYLGSQPWPFPASLMVGFRARAVDGDPSTARPDGVEILDVRWFSREDIRERAGDTLLLPGRTSIARAIIEEWYGGPLDLP; encoded by the coding sequence GTGACCGTCGAGTTCGCCTCCCGGCTCCCGCTGTCCCGCAACGAACTCGACCGCGACGCCGAGTTCCGTACGACGCCGGACCTCGACCGGGTCCTGCGCGAGGACTCCGCGACCCGGTACCTGCCGGTGCACGGCTCGGAGATGCTCCGGAACGCCGACGGCACCCTGCGGTTCGTGACCGCTGCCGACGTGCCGGACGGCACCGTGACGCTGTACCTCGGCCGCGCCGTGTCCGACGCTGCCGACGCCCCCGCCGGCACCCGCTTCGTCGCGGCCCTCGTCGACGACGCCACGGCGTCGGCCATCGAACCGTCCGACGACGCGTGGGAGAGCCTGCGCATGTTCGGCACCGAGCTGTCCCCGCGCGACCAGGGCCTGGCGGTCGAGGCCGTGGCGATGGCGAACTGGCACGCCGTCCACGGCTTCTCGCCCCGCACCGGGTCCGCGACCGACGTCGTCACCGGTGGCTGGGTCCGCCGCGACCCCGAAGGACACGAGCACTTCCCGCGCACCGACGCCGCGATCATCGTCGGTGTCGTCGACGCCGACGACCGCATCCTGCTCGGCTCGAACGCCGCGTGGGACGCCGACCGCTACTCGCTGCTCGCCGGGTTCGTCGAACCGGGGGAGTCGCTCGAGGACGCCGTCCGCCGCGAGGTCTTCGAGGAGTCCGGCGTGCACGTCGAGGAGCCCGAGTACCTCGGCTCGCAGCCGTGGCCGTTCCCCGCGTCGCTGATGGTCGGCTTCCGTGCCCGTGCGGTGGACGGCGACCCGTCGACCGCGCGGCCCGACGGCGTCGAGATCCTCGACGTGCGCTGGTTCTCGCGCGAGGACATCCGGGAGCGTGCGGGGGACACCCTGCTGCTGCCGGGTCGGACCTCGATCGCCCGCGCCATCATCGAGGAGTGGTACGGCGGGCCGCTGGACCTGCCGTGA
- a CDS encoding ATP-dependent helicase, with product MSGVPEVRPPSPDELLAALDTEQRTVARTLLGPVAVLAGAGTGKTRAITHRIAYGVATGTYAPNHVLALTFTTRAAGELRSRLRSLGAGTVQARTFHAAAMAQLSYFWPDTVGGHAPKIVESKGRMIAHAADTVGMSVDTPVLRDLAAEVEWRKVQMLSLEEYEAAAAERVMPRDTSPRRVIDLMKAYERLKDDRRQLDFEDVLLATLGMVESEPRVASYVRQQYRFFVVDEYQDVSPVQHDLLRAWLGGRDDLCVVGDASQTIYSFAGASSDYLLGFGSEFPRGSVVRLERNYRSTREVVHAANALMRGQPGALDLVAQTEEPGPDPVVVPCVHDGDEAQTIARRIAELVAGGASYGDCAVLFRVGAQSAALESALGRNGIPYRVQGGTRFFNRPEVKLAVHHMRGEAIRQTDDELTRRVRLVLQVSGWTSTAPEGTGAVRDQWEALQAIMGLAEDAPAGTTMQQFTQDLVDRAATHHEPEVDAVTLATLHSSKGLEWPNVVIAGAAEGLLPISHATTDTEVDEERRLFYVGLTRARRTVTITWSRQGSTRGGARAPSRFLAALGTRTADGAAPTTG from the coding sequence GTGAGCGGGGTGCCCGAGGTCCGTCCGCCGTCGCCCGATGAACTCCTCGCCGCTCTCGACACCGAGCAACGCACCGTCGCCCGGACCCTGCTCGGCCCCGTCGCGGTCCTGGCGGGCGCCGGCACCGGCAAGACCCGTGCGATCACCCACCGCATCGCCTACGGCGTCGCGACCGGCACCTACGCACCGAACCACGTCCTCGCGCTGACGTTCACCACCCGCGCCGCCGGGGAGCTGCGGTCGCGGCTCCGCTCACTCGGCGCCGGCACGGTGCAGGCGCGGACCTTCCACGCCGCGGCGATGGCGCAGCTCAGCTACTTCTGGCCGGACACCGTCGGCGGGCACGCACCGAAGATCGTCGAGTCCAAGGGTCGGATGATCGCGCACGCCGCGGACACCGTCGGCATGTCGGTCGACACCCCGGTGCTGCGCGACCTGGCCGCCGAGGTCGAGTGGCGCAAGGTGCAGATGCTCTCGCTCGAGGAGTACGAGGCCGCCGCCGCCGAACGCGTGATGCCGCGCGACACCTCGCCGCGACGGGTGATCGACCTGATGAAGGCCTACGAGCGCCTGAAGGACGACCGCCGGCAGCTCGACTTCGAGGACGTCCTGCTCGCCACGCTCGGCATGGTCGAGTCGGAGCCGCGGGTGGCGTCCTACGTTCGGCAGCAGTACCGGTTCTTCGTCGTCGACGAGTACCAGGACGTCTCGCCCGTGCAGCACGACCTGCTGCGCGCCTGGTTGGGCGGCCGCGACGACCTGTGCGTCGTCGGCGACGCCAGCCAGACGATCTACTCGTTCGCCGGTGCGTCGAGCGACTACCTGCTCGGCTTCGGCTCGGAGTTCCCCCGCGGCTCGGTCGTGCGGCTCGAGCGGAACTACCGCTCCACCCGCGAGGTCGTGCACGCTGCCAACGCCCTGATGCGCGGGCAACCGGGCGCGCTCGACCTGGTCGCCCAGACGGAAGAGCCCGGCCCCGACCCCGTCGTGGTGCCGTGCGTGCACGACGGCGACGAGGCGCAGACCATCGCTCGACGGATCGCGGAACTCGTCGCCGGCGGAGCGTCGTACGGCGACTGCGCGGTGCTGTTCCGCGTCGGCGCCCAGTCCGCGGCCCTCGAGTCCGCACTCGGCCGCAACGGCATCCCCTACCGGGTGCAGGGCGGCACGCGCTTCTTCAACCGGCCCGAGGTGAAGCTCGCGGTGCACCACATGCGCGGCGAGGCGATCCGGCAGACCGACGACGAACTGACCCGCCGTGTCCGCCTCGTGCTGCAGGTCAGCGGGTGGACGTCGACCGCCCCCGAGGGCACCGGCGCCGTCCGCGACCAGTGGGAAGCGCTGCAGGCGATCATGGGCCTGGCCGAGGACGCCCCCGCCGGCACGACCATGCAGCAGTTCACCCAGGACCTGGTGGACCGTGCCGCGACCCACCACGAGCCCGAGGTCGACGCCGTGACCCTGGCGACCCTGCACTCGTCCAAGGGGCTCGAGTGGCCGAACGTGGTCATCGCCGGTGCGGCCGAGGGACTCCTGCCGATCTCGCACGCCACCACGGACACCGAGGTCGACGAGGAACGGCGCTTGTTCTACGTCGGCCTGACCCGTGCCCGGCGGACCGTGACGATCACGTGGTCGAGACAGGGTTCCACGCGTGGGGGAGCCCGCGCTCCGAGTCGGTTCCTGGCAGCGCTCGGCACGCGCACCGCGGATGGAGCGGCACCGACCACCGGCTGA
- a CDS encoding ATP-dependent DNA helicase, protein MTDTTDTTGTTDTTDVVVSPAIRHGADAIADALGRPRPTAQQRAVIESPLAPALVVAGAGSGKTETMASRVVWLLANGMVRPDEVLGLTFTRKAAGELSVRINDRIRALEDVGLITPGDAFEAPTVSTYNAFANAVFRENALLVGRDGESQVLTEPSAWQLARRVVVAARDDRLAGLDRDVDTLTAAVVALAGATSEHLVEPEDLRRFAVEFSDLLELPGNRGKPYKAITDAVAAIGALEPLADLVAEFRRQKVDRGFVEFSDQIALALAAAESAPRVVTDLRQRFGVVLLDEYQDTSVVQTRFLARLFRGHSVMAVGDPHQSIYGFRGASAANLARFPHDFGGTEPDAVRPVTFALSTSWRNPVDVLAGANAIVAPLSEASEVDVERLSPRPGADAGTVRAVFPETLPEEADQVAAWFQDHRKRNPTGSMALLLRARKDLASFTAALGARAVPFHVLGTGGLLQRPEIVDLVACLRVLHDPAAGNDLIRLLAGARWRVGAADVVALHHLARWLFQRDHTQQRLDDELTAAFRASVAAGEHGSIVDALDFVATAPDEHGALEGITPAGRSRMRALGTQLAMLRSRAGSDLVDFVTLVVQEMRLDIEVAAHEQGSGAYLDAFIDELAGFVSTDDRADLGSFLGWIDAAARRDDMGPRSEEPEAGTVQILTIHGSKGLEWDAVAVPRMVEGGLPARPQEGSSGWLGFGRLPYEFRGDGAELPGLAWRGQETQKDVTTAIDAFKEQVKARNEDEERRLTYVALTRARHDLLVSGSFWAGGVRPTEPSRYLHDLVEAGVVDGTAIPETTVHEENPLGEDGAQQLWPHVPFGQRAPRVLAAAERVRNANPGASGRYAADIDLLLAERRATRNAKHAVVVPHRVPASGFKDYLTEPDKVADRLRRPMPERPYRATRLGTLFHQWVEQRARTGGSLETLDVWGDELDLDADDLVDASTDAVVTDDDARRLADFQATFARSRWAGRTPVEVEREIHIPFLGHSVVCKLDAVYEIDGRAEVVDWKTGKAPTGADDLARRTLQLALYRVAYAEFTGRPLDQVDAVFYFVADDLEVRPTELLDRAGLERAWTAAIG, encoded by the coding sequence GTGACCGACACGACCGACACGACGGGCACGACCGACACGACCGACGTCGTCGTCTCGCCCGCGATCCGGCACGGCGCCGACGCCATCGCCGACGCCCTCGGCCGCCCGCGCCCGACCGCACAGCAGCGCGCCGTCATCGAGTCCCCGCTCGCCCCCGCCCTGGTCGTCGCCGGAGCCGGCAGCGGCAAGACCGAGACGATGGCGTCGCGGGTGGTCTGGCTGCTCGCGAACGGCATGGTCCGCCCCGACGAGGTCCTCGGTCTGACCTTCACCCGCAAGGCCGCCGGCGAGCTCTCGGTGCGCATCAACGACCGCATCCGTGCGCTCGAGGACGTCGGCCTGATCACCCCGGGCGACGCCTTCGAAGCGCCCACGGTCTCGACCTACAACGCGTTCGCGAACGCCGTCTTCCGCGAGAACGCCCTGCTCGTCGGGCGCGACGGCGAGTCCCAGGTCCTGACCGAACCGTCCGCCTGGCAGCTGGCCCGCCGCGTCGTGGTGGCCGCGCGTGACGACCGACTGGCCGGACTCGACCGCGACGTCGACACCCTCACCGCGGCCGTCGTGGCGCTCGCCGGGGCCACGTCCGAGCACCTCGTCGAACCGGAGGACCTCCGCCGGTTCGCCGTCGAGTTCTCCGACCTGCTCGAACTGCCCGGCAACCGGGGCAAGCCGTACAAGGCGATCACCGACGCCGTCGCCGCGATCGGTGCGCTGGAGCCCCTGGCCGACCTGGTCGCGGAGTTCCGGCGGCAGAAGGTCGACCGCGGCTTCGTCGAGTTCTCCGACCAGATCGCCCTGGCGCTCGCCGCGGCCGAGTCCGCGCCGCGGGTGGTCACGGACCTGCGGCAGCGGTTCGGCGTCGTGCTGCTCGACGAGTACCAGGACACCTCGGTGGTGCAGACCCGGTTCCTCGCCCGGCTGTTCCGCGGGCACTCGGTGATGGCCGTGGGCGACCCGCACCAGTCGATCTACGGGTTCCGCGGTGCGAGCGCCGCGAACCTCGCACGCTTCCCCCACGACTTCGGGGGCACCGAGCCGGATGCGGTCCGGCCCGTGACGTTCGCGCTGTCGACGAGCTGGCGGAACCCGGTCGACGTCCTCGCGGGGGCGAACGCGATCGTGGCGCCGCTGTCCGAGGCGTCCGAGGTCGACGTCGAGCGCCTGTCACCGCGACCCGGTGCGGACGCCGGGACGGTCCGGGCGGTGTTCCCGGAGACCCTGCCGGAAGAGGCCGACCAGGTCGCCGCGTGGTTCCAGGACCACCGGAAGCGGAACCCGACCGGGTCGATGGCCCTGCTGCTCCGCGCTCGCAAGGACCTGGCGTCGTTCACCGCGGCGCTCGGAGCGCGCGCGGTGCCCTTCCACGTGCTCGGCACCGGGGGCCTGCTCCAGCGTCCCGAGATCGTGGACCTGGTCGCCTGCCTGCGGGTGCTGCACGACCCGGCTGCCGGCAACGACCTCATCCGGTTGCTCGCGGGAGCACGGTGGCGGGTGGGCGCCGCGGACGTCGTCGCCCTGCACCACCTCGCGCGGTGGCTGTTCCAGCGCGACCACACGCAGCAGCGGCTCGACGACGAACTGACGGCGGCGTTCCGCGCCTCGGTGGCTGCGGGGGAGCACGGTTCGATCGTCGACGCCCTGGACTTCGTGGCGACCGCACCGGACGAGCACGGCGCGCTCGAGGGCATCACGCCCGCCGGCCGCAGCCGGATGCGGGCGCTCGGCACGCAGCTCGCGATGCTGCGGTCGCGGGCCGGCAGTGACCTGGTCGACTTCGTGACGCTCGTGGTGCAGGAGATGCGGCTCGACATCGAGGTCGCGGCGCACGAGCAGGGCAGCGGGGCGTACCTCGACGCCTTCATCGACGAGCTCGCCGGGTTCGTGTCCACCGACGACCGTGCCGACCTCGGCTCCTTCCTGGGGTGGATCGACGCCGCCGCCCGTCGTGACGACATGGGCCCGCGTTCCGAGGAACCCGAAGCGGGCACGGTCCAGATCCTGACGATCCACGGGTCGAAGGGCCTCGAGTGGGACGCCGTCGCGGTGCCGCGCATGGTCGAGGGCGGACTGCCCGCCCGGCCGCAGGAGGGCTCGTCCGGATGGCTCGGCTTCGGCCGTCTGCCGTACGAGTTCCGCGGGGACGGTGCCGAGCTGCCGGGCCTGGCGTGGCGTGGGCAGGAGACCCAGAAGGACGTCACGACCGCGATCGATGCCTTCAAGGAGCAGGTGAAGGCCCGCAACGAGGACGAGGAACGCCGACTCACGTACGTCGCGCTGACCCGTGCCCGCCACGACCTGCTCGTGTCCGGTTCGTTCTGGGCCGGCGGCGTGCGCCCCACCGAGCCGAGCCGGTACCTGCACGACCTGGTCGAGGCCGGGGTCGTCGACGGCACCGCGATCCCGGAGACCACCGTGCACGAGGAGAACCCCCTCGGCGAGGACGGCGCCCAGCAGCTCTGGCCGCACGTGCCGTTCGGGCAGCGGGCGCCCCGGGTGCTGGCGGCGGCCGAGCGGGTGCGGAACGCCAACCCCGGTGCGTCGGGCCGGTACGCGGCCGACATCGACCTGCTGCTCGCCGAACGACGCGCGACCCGGAACGCGAAGCACGCGGTCGTGGTCCCGCACCGCGTGCCGGCGTCCGGCTTCAAGGACTACCTGACCGAGCCGGACAAGGTGGCCGACCGCCTGCGTCGGCCGATGCCGGAGCGTCCGTACCGAGCGACCCGGCTCGGCACGCTCTTCCACCAGTGGGTGGAGCAGCGTGCCCGCACGGGCGGGTCGCTCGAGACCCTCGACGTGTGGGGCGACGAGCTCGACCTCGACGCCGACGACCTGGTCGACGCCTCGACGGACGCCGTGGTCACGGACGACGACGCCCGACGGCTGGCGGACTTCCAGGCCACCTTCGCCCGCTCACGGTGGGCCGGCCGCACGCCGGTGGAGGTCGAGCGGGAGATCCACATCCCGTTCCTCGGGCACAGCGTCGTCTGCAAGCTCGACGCCGTCTACGAGATCGACGGGCGTGCCGAGGTCGTCGACTGGAAGACGGGCAAGGCGCCGACCGGTGCCGACGACCTGGCCCGACGGACGCTGCAGCTCGCCCTGTACCGGGTGGCGTACGCCGAGTTCACCGGTCGACCGCTCGACCAGGTCGATGCCGTGTTCTACTTCGTCGCGGACGACCTCGAGGTGCGTCCGACCGAGCTGCTGGACCGTGCCGGACTCGAGCGCGCCTGGACGGCCGCGATCGGGTGA
- a CDS encoding zinc-dependent metalloprotease — protein MPDEPQPGPDDDFQEMLRKLLSGEGQIDPSQLAGAAGLPNDPAFVANLMSQLQRAAQSGGDGIDFSATAERATAIAREGGHAVDPVASQAADQAFQVAALWLDEVTTVAELTATPSLYTREQWAKATVPVWTQIAEPVAFSIADALTEAIDQRAPEELKAMLGDVSKAMRGVGGALFAIQLGQVVGQLSKEVVSGGDVGVPLLDEQVAALLPQNVAEFAEGLDVSEDEVRIYLAVRELAHARLFRSARWLRLHIISSITDYARGIHIPFDRVEELAADIDPTNQEQLRDALASGALIPPRTPEQDAALARLETMLALVEGWVDTVTAAATVRLPKSGAIAEMVRRRRAAGGPAESAFATLVGLELRPRRLREAAAMWQRVTDELGAEQRDALWSHFDLVPTSDDVDAPDALVARLRNPAQTEEDDAFDKALEDLLNDATGTRPHEDESGRIDDGAPGTDGTGTDGTGIDESGTDEDRPGDQPR, from the coding sequence ATGCCTGATGAACCACAGCCGGGGCCGGACGACGACTTCCAGGAGATGCTGCGCAAGCTGCTCTCGGGCGAGGGCCAGATCGACCCGTCGCAGCTCGCCGGTGCGGCCGGCCTGCCGAACGACCCGGCCTTCGTCGCGAACCTGATGAGCCAGCTGCAGCGGGCCGCGCAGTCCGGCGGCGACGGCATCGACTTCTCCGCGACCGCCGAGCGCGCCACCGCGATCGCCCGTGAAGGCGGCCACGCCGTCGACCCGGTGGCGTCGCAGGCGGCCGACCAGGCGTTCCAGGTCGCCGCCCTCTGGTTGGACGAGGTCACGACCGTGGCCGAGCTCACCGCCACCCCGAGCCTGTACACGCGGGAGCAGTGGGCGAAGGCGACGGTTCCGGTGTGGACCCAGATCGCCGAGCCCGTCGCGTTCAGCATCGCCGATGCGCTGACCGAGGCCATCGACCAGCGTGCTCCGGAAGAACTCAAGGCGATGCTCGGCGACGTCTCGAAGGCGATGCGCGGTGTCGGCGGTGCCCTCTTCGCCATCCAGCTCGGCCAGGTCGTCGGTCAGCTGTCGAAGGAGGTCGTGTCCGGCGGCGACGTCGGTGTCCCGCTGCTGGACGAGCAGGTCGCTGCACTCCTGCCGCAGAACGTGGCCGAGTTCGCCGAGGGACTCGACGTCTCCGAGGACGAGGTCCGCATCTACCTGGCGGTCCGCGAACTCGCCCACGCACGGCTCTTCCGCTCGGCGCGGTGGCTGCGACTGCACATCATCTCGTCGATCACGGACTACGCCCGGGGCATCCACATCCCCTTCGACCGCGTCGAGGAGCTCGCCGCGGACATCGACCCGACCAACCAGGAGCAGCTGCGGGACGCGCTCGCCTCGGGTGCACTCATCCCGCCACGCACCCCCGAGCAGGACGCCGCGCTGGCACGACTCGAGACCATGCTCGCGCTCGTCGAGGGCTGGGTCGACACGGTCACCGCCGCCGCCACCGTCCGGCTCCCGAAGAGCGGCGCCATCGCCGAGATGGTCCGCCGTCGCCGGGCAGCCGGTGGACCCGCCGAGTCCGCGTTCGCGACGCTCGTCGGCCTCGAACTGCGACCCCGCCGTCTGCGCGAGGCCGCCGCGATGTGGCAGCGGGTGACGGACGAGCTCGGTGCCGAGCAGCGTGACGCGCTCTGGTCGCACTTCGACCTGGTCCCCACGTCCGACGACGTCGACGCGCCGGACGCCCTGGTCGCCCGACTGCGGAACCCCGCGCAGACGGAGGAGGACGACGCGTTCGACAAGGCGCTCGAGGACCTGCTCAACGACGCCACCGGCACCCGTCCGCACGAGGACGAGTCCGGCCGGATCGACGACGGCGCCCCGGGCACGGACGGAACGGGTACGGACGGAACGGGCATCGACGAGAGCGGCACCGACGAGGACCGTCCCGGCGACCAGCCCCGCTGA
- a CDS encoding S16 family serine protease produces the protein MTLFTPAPRRRSRARTVGWAFVIGAVVLGILASVLPSPYLIEVPGPVYNTIGTQKQGTGKDAKDVKLIQVSGHETYPTAGALDMLTVGIQGDATNRPSWTSVVRAIFTKSEAVIPVEAIYPTGTTTEQVNQQDSADMQASQQSAVAAALIQQGNDLPTELEVGTVQPGSAADGPIEKGDVITAFDGTSLTTNADATSLRELVAKHGTSTPATVTIERDGATKDVRVTPRDEQGTALLGVGVTEKYDFPFDVSIKLQDVGGPSAGMMFALGIIDEITPGKLNGGKHVAGTGTITADGEVGAIGGIRQKLYGAREAGATVFLAPADNCDEVVGHVPDGLDVYKVSTLDQAVTDLQTIADGKSTAKLARCGS, from the coding sequence GTGACCCTCTTCACCCCCGCGCCCCGTCGTCGTTCGCGTGCCAGGACCGTCGGGTGGGCGTTCGTGATCGGTGCCGTCGTGCTGGGGATCCTGGCGAGCGTGCTGCCGAGCCCGTACCTGATCGAGGTCCCCGGACCGGTCTACAACACCATCGGGACCCAGAAGCAGGGGACGGGCAAGGACGCGAAGGACGTCAAGCTGATCCAGGTCTCCGGGCACGAGACCTACCCCACCGCCGGAGCGCTCGACATGCTGACGGTCGGCATCCAGGGCGACGCGACGAACCGTCCGTCCTGGACCAGCGTCGTCCGGGCGATCTTCACGAAGTCCGAGGCCGTGATCCCGGTCGAGGCGATCTACCCGACCGGCACCACGACCGAGCAGGTGAACCAGCAGGACTCCGCCGACATGCAGGCGTCGCAGCAGTCCGCCGTGGCGGCAGCACTGATCCAGCAGGGGAACGACCTGCCGACCGAACTCGAGGTCGGTACCGTGCAGCCCGGCTCGGCTGCCGACGGTCCGATCGAGAAGGGCGACGTCATCACGGCCTTCGACGGCACCTCGCTCACGACGAACGCCGACGCCACCTCGCTGCGGGAGCTCGTCGCGAAGCACGGCACGTCGACCCCGGCCACCGTCACCATCGAGCGCGACGGTGCGACGAAGGACGTCCGGGTGACCCCGCGCGACGAGCAGGGCACCGCGCTCCTGGGCGTCGGCGTCACGGAGAAATACGACTTCCCGTTCGACGTCTCGATCAAGCTACAGGACGTCGGCGGCCCCTCTGCCGGCATGATGTTCGCGCTCGGGATCATCGACGAGATCACGCCCGGCAAGCTCAACGGCGGCAAGCACGTCGCGGGGACGGGCACGATCACCGCCGACGGCGAGGTCGGAGCCATCGGCGGCATCCGGCAGAAGCTCTACGGAGCGCGGGAAGCGGGGGCGACGGTGTTCCTCGCCCCGGCCGACAACTGCGACGAGGTCGTCGGGCACGTGCCGGACGGGCTCGACGTCTACAAGGTGTCGACGCTCGACCAGGCCGTCACCGACCTGCAGACCATCGCCGACGGGAAGAGCACCGCGAAGCTCGCCCGCTGCGGTTCCTGA